The stretch of DNA CGTTTGACACATTCTTTGAAGCTGTGCTACCTTCCCCAGCTCGGCCGGTAAATCCGGCACCTACACCTCGCTCCCATCTATGAATGGGGGCCAACGCCCAGGAGGAATCTGCATGGAGCTCTACGAGTCCCTGTTCATTATTCGTCCGTCCTTAAGCGACGAAGAGACGACTGCGCTGATTGAAAAGATGAAGGGCACCGTGACGAAGAACGGGGCCTCTCTCGAGCGGGCCGAAAATTGGGGCCGCAAGAAGCTCGCCTACGAGATCAAGCGTGAACGTAAGGGCACGTACGTCTACTTTTATTTCAAGGGGCCGGGAGCGGTGATCGCCGAACTCGAACGCGCCTACCGACTTGAAGATTCGATCATTAAATTTCTGACCGTGAAATTGGAACAGGAGCCGGCTCCGCCCAGAGGCGCCCCTGTGGCCGCACCACAAGGAGCCACCGTTGGCGGGGTTCAATAAAGTCATCCTGGTCGGGAATCTGACCCGCAATCCGGAGTTGCGGTATACCCCCAGCGGGACGCCGGTTGCCAGCTTCGGGCTGGCGACGAGTCGGCGGTTTAAGCAGGGGGATGAACTCAAGGAAGAAGTTTGTTTCATCGACATCGTGGTGTTCGGGAAGCAGGCGGAGCATTGCGGACAGTATCTCAGCAAGGGCAACGGCGTAATCATCGATGGGCGGCTTCAGCAGCGCCGTTGGGAGACCGAGGACGGACAAAAGCGTAGTAAACACGAAGTTGTGGCCCAAGGCGTGACCTTTCTGCCGAAGCGGGGCGAGGCGGGAGGCGAGAGCGGCGGCCTACACGAAGAACCTTCTTACGAAGACGAACAGCAGTAGCAGACGGAGGCGAGTATGGAACGAGGAGATCGCGGAAATGGCGGGGGCGGAGGGGGGCGTTTTTTTCAGCGCCGCAAGCCGTGCCGGTTTTGTGTGGATAAGGCGCCGATCGATTTCAAAGACGTCGGTCTGTTGCGGAACTTTCTGACTGAACGCGGACGAATCGTCCCGCGTCGCATTTCTGGAAACTGCCTGCAGCACCAGCGTGTCTTGACGGTGGCGGTGAAGCGGGCGCGTCAGATCGCCTTGGTGAGCTTCGCTGAAGAGCGATAGGGCGAGGGTTAGGTTTTGGTGAGTCTTGGATCAGGTCGTCCAGCAGTCCGTCTCCCGTTCCATGCGGGAGCGGCGTTTCCTGTCGTGACAGTGCCTATGGATACGCTCAACCCTGCGATTGTTGACATCGCCTCGGAAGGACTCTCCCTGTCGTGCACGGCCACGGGACCGCAGCTTGGCTTGGATGAGCCGGAAGAAAAGTTTCAGGGGCCGCTCACGGTTCAGTTGGAGCTCGTCCATCACGAAGGGCCGATCACGGTGACCGGAACCTTGGAAGGGACGGCGATCCGTCAGTGTGTTCGGTGTCTCACGGAGTATGCCGAACCGCTTTTTGTGACCCTCTACGCGGAATATCTTCCGCAGCCGGACGCGGTGAGCAAGCCGACTCCGGCGGAGGCACCTCGGAGAAGTCCGAGACGGGGCGCCCAACCGGTTGAGCCGGTCGAAGAAACGGAAGAGGCGGATGAGGTCTATCTGTATCAGGGCGATCACCTTGACCTGGTTCCCATGGTGCGCGAGCAGGTGATTCTGGCGGCTCCGATGCAGCCGTTGTGTCGGGAAGAGTGCCTTGGTCTCTGTCCGCAGTGCGGCCAGAATTTGAATGAGCGTCGCTGCGGTTGTCCTCCGGAGCAGGGACCGAGTCCCTTTCGTGTGCTACGGGGGCGCCAATCCAAAGGTGGAAACGCATAGTCGGTTAACCGGGATCTGTACCCGTTGAAGGAGTCGTCATGGCAAATCCAAAACACAAACATTCACGGTCCCGGCGAGATATGCGGCGAACCGCCAAGACCAGACTGGTTCCCCCAGGTTTTTCGTTGTGCCCGCAATGCCACGAATTGAAGCTGCCGCACTATACGTGCATGAATTGCGGGACCTACAAGGGGAAGGCCGTCATCGTCGTCGAGGAAGCGTAACAGCTGGTTCTTTTCCAGACGTGATTCGGGTACAATTGCGCACCGTGATCACGATCCGACGCCATGCCATGGGTGAGGCCGTTCAGGTCCTAGCCGACAGGGCGTCTCTACACGATTCTTCACATCTCTATCCGTGGACTGCTGATCGCACATGAAGATAGCCGTCGATGCGATGGGCGGAGACCACGGACCGGCCCCGGTCATTGAAGGCGCGATGCAAGCCGCGCAGGAACTGGGCGTCGGGATCATTCTGGTCGGCAAGCAGGATGAGCTGGCCGCCGCTTGCCACAAACTCCATTGCACCGATACGAGGATCACGATTCACCATGCGCCGCAGGTGGTGGAGATGCACGAGTCGCCGGCTGCAGTGGCGCGAAAGAAACGCGAGTCTTCCATTTGGGTGGCGACGGAGCTGGTGAAATCGGGAGAGGCTGATGCCGTCGTGAGTCCGGGGAATACCGGCGCGAGCATGGTCGCATCGTTTTTTGTGCTTGGATTGATCAAAGGAGTGGAGCGTCCGGCGATTGCCACGATGTTGCCCACCCTAACCGGTAGTGCGATCATGCTTGATGTCGGCGCCAATGTGGATTGCACGGCCCAGCATCTTGAGCAATTCGCCTTGATGGGGAACGAGTTCGCGAAGCACGTCTATGCGAAGCCGAATCCACGCGTGGGGCTCTTGAGTATCGGTGAAGAGGACAGCAAGGGCAACGAGGTGACCAAGGAAGCGTTTAAACTGCTGAAGGCCAGTCCGTTGAATTTTATCGGCAACATCGAGGGGCGGGAGGTGTACAGCGGCAGCGCCGATGTGGTGGTGTGCGATGGATTTATCGGCAATGTGGCGCTGAAGATTTCCGAGGGGGTCGCGGACGTCATCAAGAAGTTGTTAATGAAAGAAATCTCCGGCTCCTGGCTCGGGCGATTAGCCTATCCGTTGATTGCGAAGCCGTTGCTGAACCTCAAACGAAAAATTGATTACGCCGAGTTTGGCGGCGCGCCTCTGCTTGGAGTGAATGGAACCACGATGATTTGCCATGGCCGTTCCTCTGCCAAGGCGATTAAGAATGCGATTCGTCGCGCGAAGGGTCTGGCCGAGACCAGGCTGGATGAACTGATCCAGCGTGATATCGAAGAGAGCCTGAGACGCCATCAGGACGAGAAACCGGAAGGAACGCAGGTGTGATACGAGCACGGATCACCGGAACGGGGTCCTACGCCCCGGAACGGGTGATGACGAATGTCGACCTAGAGAAGCTGGTTGCGACGTCCGATGAATGGATTCGCGAACGCACGGGAATTCGCGAGCGCCGTATCGCAGCCGAGGGGCAGGCCTGTTCCGATCTGGGGCTGATTGCCGCCGAGCGTGCCTTGAAGGCTGCCGGTGTCTCCGCCGGGGAACTCGACATGATTCTCCTGGCTACCTGCACAGGAGACATGCCGCTACCCTCTACGGCCTGCCTGCTCCAGCACCGCTTAGGGGCAATCCGTGCCGCAGCCTGTGATGTGTCTGCCGCCTGCTGCGGGTTTGTCTACGCGCTCGGTGTGGCCGATGCCTATATTCGAACCGGCATGCGCCATGTCTTGGTCGTAGGCTCGGAAGTGATGTCGACGATTACGGATTGGACGGATCGTAACACCTGCATCCTGTTCGGGGATGGCGCCGGTGCGGCGGTCGTGAGTGCATCGGAGGGTGAGCGCGGGGTCTTGTCCACTCACTTGCACTCGGATGGAAGCCTTTCTGATTTGATTGTGGTGCCGGGCGGTGGGACGCGAATCCCTCCCTCTGAAGCCATGGTGAGCGAGCGATCGCAGTACATCAAAATGAAAGGTAATGAAACGTTTAAGGTGGCGGTACGGACCCTCGAGGAAGTGGCGCGGGAGACTCTCGCTGCACATCAGCTCTCCGTTGAGGATCTCGATCTCTACATTCCCCATCAGGCCAACTTGCGGATCATTAAAGCGGTGGCCGATCGCTTGAAGTTGCCGCTTGAAAAAGTGATCTTGAATATGGATCGATATGGTAACACCTCGGCTGCGTCGATCCCCATTGCGTTGGATGAAGCTGTGCGCGATGGACGGGTGAAAGAGGGGCAGTTAGTGATGTTCGGTGCTTTCGGGGCAGGCTTGACCTGGGCTTCGGCTCTGGTTCGTTGGTAGTCAGGGGAGGCGTGGTCGTGGGGCATCCGTCGCCACTGACAGAGGGATTTTCTCCAGCTTTTTCCCGTTGACATTGAGCGTGGTTTCTACGATACCTTACGCGGCTATGATGGCGTCACAAATTGGATTTTTGTTCCCCGGACAGGGGTCGCAATCTGTAGGAATGGGGCGGGCGTTTTACGAGGCGTCTCCGGCAGTCAAGGCGGTCTATGAAGAGGCCTCCTCCATTCTCGGGTACGATGTGGCGCAGCTCTGTTTCGACGGTCCGGCGGAGCGGTTGAATCTCACGGAGAATACTCAGCCGGCGTTGTTGGTGAGTAGTGCCGCGGCCCTGAAGGCGCTGGAACCGGCCGGGTTGAAGCCGCTGGCCGTTGCAGGGCATAGTCTCGGTGAATATTCGGCGGTCTATGCGGCCGGTGGAGTATCGTTTCGGGACGCCGTCGCGCTTGTCCAGAAGCGCGGTCGCTATATGTCGGAAGCGGTGCCGCCTGGAACAGGTCAGGTCGCTGCGTTATTGGGGCTTACTGCGGAGGTGGTCAAAGCGGTCTGTCAGGAGGCTGCGTCGGTTGGTGTGGTGGCGGCGGCGAATTTTAATTCTCCCGGCCAAGTCGTGATTGCCGGAGAAAAGGCCGCTGTCGAACGGGCTATTGAGATTGCTAAGACCCGGGGATGTAAAAAGGCCATTCCACTCCCGGTCAGTGTCCCGGTGCATACGCCGCTGATGCAAAAGGCCGCAGACCGGCTCGCCGCGGAATTTGGAGGAATAGCCTGGCGCGATTTGACCGTGCCGTTGGTGAACAATGCCGAAGCCGTGGCGCTGCAACGCTCCGAGGACATCCGGGCCTCACTGGTGCGGCAGTTGCCGTCATCGGTGCGGTGGGAAGAGTCGGTACAGGCGATGGCGAAGCTCGGCGTGACGACCTTCGTTGAGATAGGGCCGGGAACCGTGCTGACGGGGTTGGTGAAGCGGATTCTTCCAGGCGCCGTCACGGCGAACGTCAATGATCCGAAGTCGCTCGAGGCGACGCTCACGACGTTGGGCACGAGCAATCAGGCGTAAGACGAGTTGAGATTGCGGGGAGCAGGCTGATGTCATTACAGGGAAAAGTCGCGATTGTCACCGGGGGCGCCCAAGGAATCGGACGGGCCATTGCGGAAGCGTTGGCGGAGGACGGGGCGGATATCGTGGTCGCTGACCTTGATCCGGCGCGTTCGCAGGATGCGGTGGCGGCGATTCAAAAGATGGGACGCCGGGCGCTGAGTGTGAAGGTGAACGTGGCCGATTGGAACGATACCAAGGCCATGGCTGACCACGTGATGCAGGAGTGGGGCAGAATTGATATTCTGGTGAACAACGCGGGCATTACCCGTGATGGATTGTTGCTCAGAATGAAAGAAGAAGATTGGAACCTGGTCTTGCAGGTTAATCTGAATGGAACCTTTCATTGCACGAAAGCCGTTCTCCTTCCGATGACGAAACAGCGTTTTGGGCGGATCGTCAACATCGCCTCGATCGTCGGGGCAATGGGGAATGTGGGGCAGGCGAACTATGCCGCCTCCAAGGCGGCGGTGATTGGGTTTACCAAGACGGCCGCGCGTGAGTATGCCAGTCGAGCGGTGACGGTAAATGCGGTGGCGCCGGGCTTTATCGATACGGCGATGACCCAGGGACTGTCCCCCGAAGTCAAGGAGGCGTTGCAGAAGCAGATTCCTTTGGGCCGACTGGGGCTTCCCTCCGACATTGCGGCGGCGGTTCGGTTTCTGGTATCGGATGCAGCGTCGTATATCACAGGGCAAGTGTTGCACGTGAACGGTGGCATGCTCATGGTATAAGTGAGTCAGGTCGGGTGTCCGGGTTGGTGTCCTCGATCCGGAATCTCCCGGTGAGGAATGTGGAGGTCAAGTAAGATGGGGAAGGAGGTGGGCAAGTCCATGGCAACAGTAGATGAACGGGTGAAGAAAATTATTGCCGAGCAGTTGGGGGTCGAGGAAGAAGAAGTAACGCTCGAGGCCCATTTCGTCGAGGATTTGGGCGCCGATTCGCTCGACACGGTCGAATTGGTGATGGCTCTGGAAGAAGAGTTTGAAATCGAGATCCCCGATGAGGATGCCGAGAAGATCCTAACCGTCGGCAAAGCGCTGGATTATATTAAAGAGAAGGCCTAGCGGAACCGTAGGTATGCACGATCGACCTGCCAGACGTGTGGTGGTAACCGGTCTCGGACTGGTCACTCCGCTTGGGACCGGGGTGGAGAAGACCTGGAAAGCGCTGTGCGCCGGAGAGTCGGGGATCGGCCGAATCACGCGATTCGATCCGACCGGCTATGATGCGCAGATTGCTGGAGAGGTCAAGGATTTCGACCCGGCTCAGTTCATCGAGAAAAAAGAAATCAAGAAGATGGACACCTTCATCCACTATGCGGTGGGGGCGAGCCAGTTGGCGGTGGACGACGCGAAGCTCAAGGTGGTGCCTGAAGAAGCCACGCGAGTCGGCGTCTACATCGGGTCCGGTATCGGTGGGCTGGGGTCTATTGAACATTATCATGATGTGCTCAGGGAGAAGGGTCCTGGTCGGGTCTCTCCGTTTTTCATTCCGATGACCATCATCAACCTTGCTTCCGGGCAGGTGGCGATTCGAGTCGGTGCAAAAGGACCCAACTCCTGTGCTGTGACGGCCTGTGCAACCGGCAATCACTGCATCGGCGATGCCTACCGGCTCATTCAGCGCAGTGATGCGGATGTGATGATCGCCGGCGGTGCCGAGGCGGCGATTACCCCCCTTGGCGTGGCCGGGTTTGCTTCGGCAAAAGCCCTCTCTTTTAGAAACGACAACCCGACGAAGGCCAGCCGTCCATTCGACAAGGATCGAGACGGGTTCGTCTTGGGCGAAGGGGCCGGTGTGGTGGTGCTCGAAGAACTTGAGCATGCGCGTGCGCGCGGCGCTCGCATCTATGCCGAAGTCATCGGATACGCGATGAATAGCGATGCGTACCATATTACGGCTCCGCCTGAAGAAGGGGAGGGCGCGGTCCGGTGTATGGAAATGGCGTTGAAGGATGCTGGGGTGGCCAAAACAGACATCGGCTATATCAACGCCCATGGTA from Nitrospira sp. encodes:
- the rpsF gene encoding 30S ribosomal protein S6; the protein is MELYESLFIIRPSLSDEETTALIEKMKGTVTKNGASLERAENWGRKKLAYEIKRERKGTYVYFYFKGPGAVIAELERAYRLEDSIIKFLTVKLEQEPAPPRGAPVAAPQGATVGGVQ
- a CDS encoding single-stranded DNA-binding protein; this encodes MAGFNKVILVGNLTRNPELRYTPSGTPVASFGLATSRRFKQGDELKEEVCFIDIVVFGKQAEHCGQYLSKGNGVIIDGRLQQRRWETEDGQKRSKHEVVAQGVTFLPKRGEAGGESGGLHEEPSYEDEQQ
- the rpsR gene encoding 30S ribosomal protein S18 produces the protein MERGDRGNGGGGGGRFFQRRKPCRFCVDKAPIDFKDVGLLRNFLTERGRIVPRRISGNCLQHQRVLTVAVKRARQIALVSFAEER
- a CDS encoding DUF177 domain-containing protein, with product MTVPMDTLNPAIVDIASEGLSLSCTATGPQLGLDEPEEKFQGPLTVQLELVHHEGPITVTGTLEGTAIRQCVRCLTEYAEPLFVTLYAEYLPQPDAVSKPTPAEAPRRSPRRGAQPVEPVEETEEADEVYLYQGDHLDLVPMVREQVILAAPMQPLCREECLGLCPQCGQNLNERRCGCPPEQGPSPFRVLRGRQSKGGNA
- the rpmF gene encoding 50S ribosomal protein L32; the encoded protein is MANPKHKHSRSRRDMRRTAKTRLVPPGFSLCPQCHELKLPHYTCMNCGTYKGKAVIVVEEA
- the plsX gene encoding phosphate acyltransferase PlsX, with amino-acid sequence MKIAVDAMGGDHGPAPVIEGAMQAAQELGVGIILVGKQDELAAACHKLHCTDTRITIHHAPQVVEMHESPAAVARKKRESSIWVATELVKSGEADAVVSPGNTGASMVASFFVLGLIKGVERPAIATMLPTLTGSAIMLDVGANVDCTAQHLEQFALMGNEFAKHVYAKPNPRVGLLSIGEEDSKGNEVTKEAFKLLKASPLNFIGNIEGREVYSGSADVVVCDGFIGNVALKISEGVADVIKKLLMKEISGSWLGRLAYPLIAKPLLNLKRKIDYAEFGGAPLLGVNGTTMICHGRSSAKAIKNAIRRAKGLAETRLDELIQRDIEESLRRHQDEKPEGTQV
- a CDS encoding beta-ketoacyl-ACP synthase III — its product is MIRARITGTGSYAPERVMTNVDLEKLVATSDEWIRERTGIRERRIAAEGQACSDLGLIAAERALKAAGVSAGELDMILLATCTGDMPLPSTACLLQHRLGAIRAAACDVSAACCGFVYALGVADAYIRTGMRHVLVVGSEVMSTITDWTDRNTCILFGDGAGAAVVSASEGERGVLSTHLHSDGSLSDLIVVPGGGTRIPPSEAMVSERSQYIKMKGNETFKVAVRTLEEVARETLAAHQLSVEDLDLYIPHQANLRIIKAVADRLKLPLEKVILNMDRYGNTSAASIPIALDEAVRDGRVKEGQLVMFGAFGAGLTWASALVRW
- the fabD gene encoding ACP S-malonyltransferase, whose amino-acid sequence is MMASQIGFLFPGQGSQSVGMGRAFYEASPAVKAVYEEASSILGYDVAQLCFDGPAERLNLTENTQPALLVSSAAALKALEPAGLKPLAVAGHSLGEYSAVYAAGGVSFRDAVALVQKRGRYMSEAVPPGTGQVAALLGLTAEVVKAVCQEAASVGVVAAANFNSPGQVVIAGEKAAVERAIEIAKTRGCKKAIPLPVSVPVHTPLMQKAADRLAAEFGGIAWRDLTVPLVNNAEAVALQRSEDIRASLVRQLPSSVRWEESVQAMAKLGVTTFVEIGPGTVLTGLVKRILPGAVTANVNDPKSLEATLTTLGTSNQA
- the fabG gene encoding 3-oxoacyl-[acyl-carrier-protein] reductase, producing the protein MSLQGKVAIVTGGAQGIGRAIAEALAEDGADIVVADLDPARSQDAVAAIQKMGRRALSVKVNVADWNDTKAMADHVMQEWGRIDILVNNAGITRDGLLLRMKEEDWNLVLQVNLNGTFHCTKAVLLPMTKQRFGRIVNIASIVGAMGNVGQANYAASKAAVIGFTKTAAREYASRAVTVNAVAPGFIDTAMTQGLSPEVKEALQKQIPLGRLGLPSDIAAAVRFLVSDAASYITGQVLHVNGGMLMV
- the acpP gene encoding acyl carrier protein; this encodes MATVDERVKKIIAEQLGVEEEEVTLEAHFVEDLGADSLDTVELVMALEEEFEIEIPDEDAEKILTVGKALDYIKEKA
- the fabF gene encoding beta-ketoacyl-ACP synthase II, with translation MHDRPARRVVVTGLGLVTPLGTGVEKTWKALCAGESGIGRITRFDPTGYDAQIAGEVKDFDPAQFIEKKEIKKMDTFIHYAVGASQLAVDDAKLKVVPEEATRVGVYIGSGIGGLGSIEHYHDVLREKGPGRVSPFFIPMTIINLASGQVAIRVGAKGPNSCAVTACATGNHCIGDAYRLIQRSDADVMIAGGAEAAITPLGVAGFASAKALSFRNDNPTKASRPFDKDRDGFVLGEGAGVVVLEELEHARARGARIYAEVIGYAMNSDAYHITAPPEEGEGAVRCMEMALKDAGVAKTDIGYINAHGTSTMADAIETKAIKHVFGEQAYRIPVSSTKSMTGHLLGAAGGIEAVFSILALHHGVLPPTINLDHPDPACDLDYVPNTARLVKTQVVLSNSFGFGGVNACLLFRRCDQ